One part of the Oceanihabitans sp. IOP_32 genome encodes these proteins:
- a CDS encoding universal stress protein has protein sequence MRKILIPTDFSDNAQNAKNYAVDLFKYEICEFYFLHAYQDEVYADEVSLTQENIDDVAAAIGKTSEEKLKDIVANTKSIFSNPRHSYHIISANNLLVDEANKIVDDENIDLILMGTRGKTDDRKLTFGSNTLQVLKYVQCPVLAIPQGYKYTQPKHILFTTDYMIPYKRRELKLLCEIAAPYRATIDMLYVSKSNRLSLRQEDNRKFIENELGKNTINFKIDNSKHVINAVYKHIKENNTDILVMVNTRYSILENILFQSTIDELSLNLDIPFLALQNMRRN, from the coding sequence ATGAGAAAAATACTTATTCCAACTGATTTTTCAGACAATGCCCAAAACGCGAAAAATTATGCTGTCGATTTGTTTAAATACGAGATTTGCGAGTTTTATTTTTTACATGCTTATCAAGATGAGGTTTATGCAGACGAGGTTTCCTTAACACAAGAAAATATTGATGATGTTGCGGCGGCTATAGGCAAAACATCCGAAGAAAAATTAAAAGATATTGTTGCGAATACCAAAAGTATTTTTAGTAATCCAAGACATTCTTACCACATCATATCAGCAAACAATTTATTGGTTGATGAGGCCAATAAAATTGTAGATGATGAAAATATAGATCTCATTCTAATGGGAACACGTGGTAAAACAGACGACAGAAAATTAACATTTGGCAGCAACACCTTACAGGTCTTAAAATACGTTCAATGTCCTGTTTTAGCCATCCCTCAGGGTTATAAATATACGCAACCAAAACATATTCTTTTTACCACAGATTATATGATTCCCTATAAACGTCGCGAGCTTAAACTGCTTTGCGAAATAGCGGCGCCTTATAGGGCGACTATTGATATGCTTTACGTCTCAAAAAGCAATAGGTTGTCATTACGACAAGAAGATAACAGGAAATTTATTGAAAATGAATTGGGTAAAAACACCATAAATTTTAAAATAGATAACAGTAAACATGTTATTAATGCAGTGTACAAACATATCAAGGAAAATAATACAGATATTTTAGTTATGGTCAATACAAGGTATTCCATTTTAGAGAATATTTTATTTCAATCAACCATAGACGAGTTAAGTTTAAATCTGGATATTCCGTTTTTAGCCTTACAAAATATGAGACGGAATTAA